The following DNA comes from Novosphingobium sp. THN1.
GAAACGTCACGGCCTTCGCTGGTCAGTGCGCGGCGCAGGGTCTCCTCCTGCTCCAGACGCCACTCGGCCACGACCTCGAAGCCGGGGGCCTGCAGCAGCACCAGCATGTCGAACTTCGCGAAGAACGCCTGATACTCTCCGGCGAGGCAGGCGTTCACGTGGCTCCGCCAGACCGCATCCGGGTCTTCGTCCCGTTCCAGCGCGTTGACGGGCGCCGCGAGCAGACTGGCATGCTGCGGCCGCGCGCCGACGCACCAGCCTTCGAACAGGACGATGTCGACGGGGTGTCTACCCTTCGCCAGTCCGACTGAGCCACCGGTTCGTCCTTCGCCTTGTCAAAAGCCGGCAAGGCCACGCATCCTGCCTCGCCCAGCGCATCGATGATGCGAATGCCTGCGGCAATGTCATGTGTGCCCGGAACACCGCGCACGGCAAAGAGCGGATGGACATTCCTAGCCAGGAGCTGCCGGTCAGCCTTGGTCAGGTAAAGATCGTCAAGCGACAGTGTCACCGTGCGCAAGCCGAGGTGCTCCATGCGCTCGGCCAGCAGGTGGGTGGTCCACGTCTTGCCGGAACCTTGCGCGCCGCAGATGCCGACCACGAAGGGACCGTGGCGGTCCGGCGGAAGTCGATCGACAATGTCTTCGGACAGAATTTCGACGGTGGTTTTCATGCGGTGTCCTTGCCGTGAACACCGATTATCAGGCGCGCGGGATGGCGCCGCAACCTAGAACCGCAGGATCGGCTTTACCACGCGTCCCGTTTCTGCAGCCGCAAACGCCTTGGATATTTCGTCGAAGCCAAACCATTCGACAAGGCGGTCGAACGGGAAGCGGCCGGCGCGGTAGTGTTCGATCAGTTCTGGGATGAAGCTTTGCGGATCGGCGCTGCCTTCGACAACGCCGCGGATCACGCGGCCCGCGCTCATGACGTGGGTGGTATCGGCGCGAACCTCGGTGCCGGGCGCATAGGCACCCACCAGCGCGATCTCGCCCCGCGGTGCGAGGGCAAGGATCGCGGCATTGACCAGCGATGCGATGCCGGTCGTATCGATGATATAGTCGAACCCCGTCGGGCAGCCCGCTTCTGTTGCCAGTGCCACAAAATCTTCCCTGCTGCGCAAGGCGTGGGTTGCGCCAAGGTCGATGGCAAGGTCTAGCCGCGTCGGATTGACGTCTATCGCGGCAATCGTTCCTGCGCCGGCGATGCGCGCCGCCATCACGGCAGACAGGCCCACCGCGCCCACTCCGATTACCGCAACGCTCGATCCGGCGCGCACGCGGCAAGCGTTGAGCACCGCGCCCGCGCCGGTCTGGATGCCGCAGCCCAGGGGGCCGAGAAGTTCGATCGGCAAATTCTTCGCCACCTTCACAGCATTGCGCCGGTTGACCACGGCGTGGGTTGCAAACGACGATTGGCCGAAGACATGGCTGTGCACCGCAGCGCCGCCTGTGTCCCTCAGCGCGGTCGAGCCATCGGCGCGCGCGCCGAAGAAATTCAGCGGTACCCATGAGTGGCAATAGGCAGGTGCCTGTTCATCGCAGCTTGGGCAGTGGCTGCACGACATGAAGCTCAGCACCACGTGATCGCCCACTGCCAGATCGGTCACCTCGGTGCCGACCGCTCGGACGACGCCCGAACCTTCGTGACCCAGCACTACGGGAAGCGGCACCGGCAAGTGCCCGTCGCGCATCACCATGTCTGTGTGACAGATGCCGACGCCGCGCATCTCCACGAGCACTTCGTCCGCGCGCGGAGCGTCGATGGTGACAGTCTCGATCCGTGGTGCTGCGCCCGCAGTGCGCAGGACGGCGGCCTTGGCGGTGGTCATGGCAGATTTCCTGTGAATGACAGAAGCGATGGCGGCGGGGCCCCACCCACCAGTAACAATTTGGGGCGGGGCTCCGGACGATCAGAACTTGAAGCCGACGCGGGCGTACCATTCGCAGGGCCGATTGTAGCTGCCGAAGTAAACGCCTGCTGCATCGTTTGCGCCTGCCGAAACGAGGTAGCGCTCGTCGGTCAGGTTCGTGCCGCCCACGGTCAGGTCCCACTTGCCGCCCGGTTCGCGATAGGTGAAGCTGGCGTTGACGATGTCGATCGGTTGGCGGCGCAGTGGCAGGTAGCGCGCCACGTCATTCCACACCGCGCTCTTGTGCGTCCAGTCGGCCAGAAACACCAGCGATCCGCCGTTGCCAAGGCCAAGCTCGTAGCGAGGCGCAAGGTTGGTCGACCACTTCGCGGTCTTGGGCAGCTGTCCGCCGACCACGGCCCCTTCACGCAGGCCCGGGATCGGCCCTGCCACGTCGGGCCGCAGGACGCTGGCCGAAAGCGCTGTGAAATAGGCATCGAGATAGCCGACCGAAGCGTTGATCGTCAGACCCTTGACCGGAGCGACGATGGCTTCGATTTCAACGCCCTTGATCCGCGCCGTACCGGCGTTGTCGATGGTGGGCGAAGTGCCGACCTGCTGGTTCAGCTGGACGTTCTTGTAACTGGTGGTGAAGGCCGCGATGTTCACCTGCAGGCGCCGGTCAAGCCAGGTGGACTTCACGCCCACTTCGTAGGTCTCGGCAAGTTCCTCGTCGAAATCGGGCGCGACGTTGCCCTGCGGGTTGGTCAGGCGGGTGGTCCAGCCGCCGGTCTTGTAGCCTTCCGAATAGCTGCCATAGACCATCACGTCGTCGCTGGGGTGCAGTTGCACGCCGATCTTGGGCGCGAAGTTCGAAAAGGTCTTGCGGTTGACGCCGGGCACATAGACCCGAACCGGATTGGTCGGATCAGGGAACGACAGGGCGGCAAAGCAAGGCGGGCCGCCTGCAGCCTGGGGCGGGGCCAGCGGGAAATCACCGAACGGGAAGATCGTGCCCGCAGCATTCGCGCAGCCGAAGAACTTGTAGTTGCCGCCGTTCAGGTCCTGCTGCCCGCCTTCGAACAGCTTCGTTTCCTTGGTGTAACGTCCGCCCAGCGTAATGCCGATCCAGTCGTTCACGCGAAAATCGACCTGGCCGAAGAACGCATAGTTCTTGGTGTCGAAGCTGTTCGGGCCGTCTACCTGCAGCAGACCTTCGTCGAAGGTCACGTAATCGTGCAGGTCCCCGTCTTCCTTGAAGTAATAGGCGCCGGCCACGAAGTTCAGCTTGCCGTCGAGCAGGTTGGACCCGAGCAACTGCACTTCCTGGCTGAACTGCTGCTGGTTCTGGCTGAAGGTCAATTCCAGCATCGAAAGCGGCGAACCGTCGAGGTCAGATCCCGCCTTCCAGTTGGTCTTGCGATAGCTGGTGATCGAACGGACCATCAGACCGTCGGCAAGGTCATACTCCAGATTGCCGGCAAAACCCCAGGCGCGCAGCTTGTTGAGCGTGGGACCGGTGGCATAGGTCTTGTCAGGATCGCCGGTGATGAAGCGCCCATCCCACGGCAGGCGGTTGTTGGTCGGGTCGGCGTCGGTGTTGACCCCTGCCAGCGACCCGAGGAGACGACCGGGGTTGATGCTGGTGCCTCGCGCTCCGCAAATCGCGCTGGCGCCGCGTGCGGCGATTTCCGCCTGCGTCGAACCGATGCAGAAGTTGTAGAGCCCGGCGAAGAGGAAGCCGCCTGCCGGATTGATCGGGTTGATGCCGGTTCCGGGCAAGGGGTTGGTCGGCGCAAACGGTCCCGGCGGGAAGGACACGCCCAGCAGCGAGTTGTTCTGCCCAGAGGAATCCTGGTTGGTGTAGTCACCCGAAAGCGTTGCGCGGAAGGCACCGCCATTGTCCCACCGCAGCTTGCCGCGCAGGCTCATGTTGTTGTCCGCACTCTGGCGGCTGGAGGTTGAATAGTCGGCGTTGTTGAACGCGGTGAAAGGATCGGAATTGGCAATCGCGCGCATGTCCGCTGCGCTCCCGTTGTACGGGATACGCTTCTGGAAGCCGCTGCGGCTGGTGACCGCGCCGGTGAGCGAAGCCGCAAGGCTCTCCGTCAGCGGCAGGTCGATGGTGGCGCGGGCGCGCAGCAGGTCGAAGCTGCCGGTGGTGAGGTCACCGGTCAGGCGGAACTCCCTGCCCGGATTGTGCGTGACGATCGAGATCGCCCCGCCGATGGTGTTGCGGCCGAACAGCGTGCCTTGCGGGCCTTTCAGAACCTCGATCCGCTCGACATCCGGCAGGTCCTGATTGGCGCCAACGGTACGGGCCAGGAACACCCCGTCGAGGTAGATGCCGACGCCCGGATCGATGTTGAACGCAAAATCGTCCGAGCCGATGCCGCGGATCGTCGCCGAAAGCACTGCGGACGAGCCCGAGAACGGCGTGCCGCCATCAAGGTTGACGTTGGGCGCGATGCCGCTGAGCGCCGAGATGTCGGCCACGGCGCGCTCCTTCAGGGCGGTGCCACCGAAAGCCGAAATGGCAATCGGCACGTCCTGCACGTTCTCGACCCGCTTCTGGGCGGTGACGACGATCTCCGCGATGCCACCGGCATCATTGGCCTGCGCAGTTTCCTGCGCAAATGCTGGCACAGCGAGAATGGATGCAGCAAGTGCAACGACGCTAGCCGAGGTGAATCGAGCCTTCATGCGGAACCTCCCATGTTTATGGGATCGGTCTAGCTGTCCGGTTCAAAACTGCCTGTCCGGGCGCGCAGAAAACTGGACGGAAGCGCAAGGACCATCAGTTCATGCGGCGATAGTGGCTGGGCGTGGTGCCGAAATGCTGCTGGAACCGGCGGGCGAAGTGGGCGGAATCGGCAAAGCCGCACTCGATGGCAATTGTGGTGACGCTCGTACCGGGCTCGCCCACCAGCCTTTTTGCTGCGCGGAGCAGACGGCGGCGCATGATCAGGGCGCTTGGCGTGGTTCCGGCACTGGCCGCAGCGGCTTGCAGCGTGCGCAAGGGAACTCCGAGGCTGGTTGCCAGAGCCGATGCGTTGAACTCAGTATCGCCGATCCGTTCCAGAATGATGGCTTCGGCACGCGTCACCAGGCCATTGGTTGGCGCCTCCATCACTTTGCCGCTGCCTTCGATGCACGAAGCGATCATTTCGCCGACGATACCGGCATGCATTTGCCAATGCGCATCGGGCAGGACTTCGGGGGCTTCCTGCCACAACGAAGACATGTAGCGATGAGCAAGTCGGGTAGAGGGCAACTGGCCGGAAATGCGCCGTGCAACGAAATCGTCGATATGGGGCAGGCGCTCGGCCAGAGTTTGCCGGTCGAACTCCACCACCATCATCTCGTGCGTCGTGCTGGTGTCGAAGCGATAGAACTCCTCGGCCGCGCACAGCACCATGTCGCCTTCCGTCAGATCGACGGTCCGGCCACGCTGCTCGAGCCTGACGTCGCCCCGAGTGAGGAAGTGAGCAACCAGTGATTGATCGGTCGGACGCGTCGAACGCTCAGCATGGCGCGAGATCACCGCAGCGCGTGAATAGGGCCGAACCATGCGCAGCGTCCCCATCTGCCACACCGTCAGCCGCGCATCGAAGCGATCGCGCGGAGCATCGACGACCATGCCGGTGTAGGTCGAGGAAATCAGATCGTTCCAGTAATCGAGCCGCTCGACCGGAGCGAGTGTGCGGGTGCTGAGAACTTCGAGCATGGTTTTACCGCCGGTTTCGGGACTCTCCGGCGGCATTGTTATAGACTATAGCAACGTCTGCCAAGCTTGCGCTTGTCAGCCCAGCTTGCGCAGCGGTTCCGAGCCGTCCCAGTCCTTCCCGGCATCCTTGATCATCTGGAAGATGCCATCGGCGCCGGTCATGTTCTGGAGCAGTTCGATCACGTGGCCGGGGCCTTTCCCAGGATCGACGTAGATCACTTCGCCATCGGCGCCGACCTTGCCCTCGACCAGTATCGTTGCGCCCGCCTCGGCGCAGGCCGCGCGGGCTTCCTCGATGGAATCGATGAAGATGCAGATGTGGTGGAGGCTGTCGGTCACCGCATATTCGCCGGTGTAGATCGACGGTTCGCCGTTTTCGGGACGGATCAGCTCGATCTGCACATCGCCCCAATAGGCGATGGCGATGGAGAAGACGGCGCCGGTGGGCACGCCCTTGTATTTGCAGTCCCCGAGGGCGACGTTCTCCATCAGGTAGAACGGGCCGACGCCCATCGTTTCGGTCCAGTACCTGACCGCCGCATCGAAATCCTGCGGCAGGTAGGCGAGCTGGCCGACCGGGCCCAACTGGCTGATCTTGCGGGTCATGCGAACAGCCCTTCCGGTGCTTCGAGCAGGCCCTTCAGCGTCTGCAGGAACTGCGCGCCAGCCGCGCCGTCAATCGCGCGGTGGTCGACCGACATGGTCAGCTGGATGCGGGTTTCGAAGGCGATGTCGCCGTTGTCCGCCTCCACCGCCACGCGGTTCGCGCCGCCGACGGCAAGGATCGCGCCCTGCGGCGGGTTGATGATCGCATCGAACTGCTCGATCCCGAACATGCCGAGGTTTGAGACGGAGAAGGTGCCCCCGTCCATGTCCTCGTAGCCAAGCTTGCCCGCCTGCGCCTTGTCGATCAGGGCGCGGGTGGTTGCCGCGATCTGTGCGATGTGCATGCGGTCTGCCTGCCGCACGATCGGGGTAACGAGGCCCTTGGGGCTGGCCACCGCGATGGCTACGTCGGCGTGCGGGAACGAATGGACGCTATCGCCATGGACCTGCACGTTGACGTCCGGATGCCTGACCAGTGCCAGCGCCACGGCCTTGACGATGTAGTCGTTGATCGACGCCTTCGCGCCGAGCACGAGGTTGGCCGTCTTGCGCAGCGCCATCAGTTCATCGACCGCGGCCGAGACGCGCAGGTAGAAGTGCGGGATGGTCTGCTTGGCCTCGGTCAGGCGACGGGCGACGACCTTGCGCACCTTGTCGAACGGCTGGACCTGCGGCTGATTGCTGACCAGCTCGAACGGCGCGCCGAAAGCTGGCGCCGCGGCCATGGTCGGCTTGACCAGCGCCAGCACGTCGGCCTTGGATATGCGGCCGCGCGCGCCGGTGCCCTTGATCCCCGCAAGCGCGATGCCGTGCTGCGCGGCGATGCGGCGGGCGAGTGGCGAGGCGAAAGCCTCGGGGCTGTCCTCAACCAGTTGCGCGCTGCCATTGAAGGACAGGGCCCGTTCCGGGCGCAGGGCCTGAACCACATCCTGATAGGTGATGCGCCCGTTGCGCCCCGAACCTTCTATCGGTTCGATGTCGACGCCTTCGGCCTCAGCCAGCTTCAGCGCCTCTGGGCTGATCGCGCGATTGGTGACGATCTTCTTCGGCTCACGCGCCGGGGCCGGAGCCACTGCGGCAGGGGTTGCCGTTGCCGCAGCTGGCGCAGAACCACCGCCCTTGGCCGCGACAGAGGTCTCGGCGGGCTTGAACCCGGCGATGAACTCTTCAATTTCGGCGTCCGAGGTGTCGGCGTCGGCGAACACCGCCAGCAGCGCGCCCACCGGGTGTGCCTCTTCGCTGGCAGGCGTCAGCAGGCGCTTGAGGACCGCGTCGTATTCGGCTTCGACCTCATTGGTGATCTTGGCGGTTTCGATCAGGCACAGGACCTGGCCCTTGGAAAAGGCCTCGCCTTCCTTGACCATCCATTCGGCGATCGTGCCCTCGGTCATCTCGATGCCCCATTTGGGCATGCAGAACGGGCGGATATTGGCCATGTCGCGTCTCCAGCCTCTAACGGTAGCTCAGAACCTTGCGCACCGCCGCCTCGATCTTGTCGACCGAGGGGAGGTAGGCAGATTCCAGCTCGCGCGCGAACGGGATGGGGGTGTGCGGCGGGTTGACCGACAGCGGCGGAGCCTTGAGGCTGGCAAAGGCCTTCTCGGCGACCAGGGCGCAGATATCGGCGCCAAGGCTGCAACGCGGCGGCGCTTCATCGACGACGACGAGGCGGCCGGTCACTTCGACCGAGTCGAGGATGGTCTCTTCATCGAGCGGGCTGGTGGTGCGCAGGTCGATCACGTCGCAACCGATGCCTTCGGCTGCAAGCTTGTCGGCCACCGCCTCGCAGAAGCCGAGCAGCAGGCCAGTCGATACTATGGTCACGTCCTGCCCCGCGCGCGACAGGCGGGCGTGGCCGAACGGGATCATGTAGTCCGGATCGTCGGGCACTTCGCCGGAAACGCCGTAGAGCGCCTTGTGCTCGAGAAAGATCACTGGATCGTCGTCACGGATGGCGGTGCGCAGCAGGCCCTTCACGTCGGCAGGCGTGGTCGGCATCACCACCTTGAGGCCGGGCATGCCGGTGAGGATCTGGTGGACCGCCTGGCTGTGCTGCGCGGCGGCATTGTAGCCCGCGCCATAGGCCATGCGGATCACCGCCGGGCACTTGGTCTTGCCGCCGAACATGTAGCGGAACTTGGCGATCTGGTTCCAGATCTGGTCAAGCGAGACGCCGATGAAGTCTGCAAACATCAGCTCGGCAATCGGGCGCTTGCCGGAAAGCGCAAGGCCGGCTGCCGCACCCATGATCGCGCTTTCCGAGATCGGGGTGTCGATCACGCGGTCAGCGCCGAACTTCCCGAACAGCCCGGTCGAGGTCGACCAGATGCCGCCGATGGCTTCGGGGCCGCCCGGCGTACCCATGCCGCCGACAATGTCTTCGCCCAGGCACACGACGTTCTCGTCGCGCTCCATTTCCTCTGCGATCGTCGAGACGACGGCGTCGCGGTACATCATTTTTGCCATTGGTCCGCTCCCTCGTCTCAGTACGAAATGTAGACGT
Coding sequences within:
- a CDS encoding TonB-dependent receptor — encoded protein: MKARFTSASVVALAASILAVPAFAQETAQANDAGGIAEIVVTAQKRVENVQDVPIAISAFGGTALKERAVADISALSGIAPNVNLDGGTPFSGSSAVLSATIRGIGSDDFAFNIDPGVGIYLDGVFLARTVGANQDLPDVERIEVLKGPQGTLFGRNTIGGAISIVTHNPGREFRLTGDLTTGSFDLLRARATIDLPLTESLAASLTGAVTSRSGFQKRIPYNGSAADMRAIANSDPFTAFNNADYSTSSRQSADNNMSLRGKLRWDNGGAFRATLSGDYTNQDSSGQNNSLLGVSFPPGPFAPTNPLPGTGINPINPAGGFLFAGLYNFCIGSTQAEIAARGASAICGARGTSINPGRLLGSLAGVNTDADPTNNRLPWDGRFITGDPDKTYATGPTLNKLRAWGFAGNLEYDLADGLMVRSITSYRKTNWKAGSDLDGSPLSMLELTFSQNQQQFSQEVQLLGSNLLDGKLNFVAGAYYFKEDGDLHDYVTFDEGLLQVDGPNSFDTKNYAFFGQVDFRVNDWIGITLGGRYTKETKLFEGGQQDLNGGNYKFFGCANAAGTIFPFGDFPLAPPQAAGGPPCFAALSFPDPTNPVRVYVPGVNRKTFSNFAPKIGVQLHPSDDVMVYGSYSEGYKTGGWTTRLTNPQGNVAPDFDEELAETYEVGVKSTWLDRRLQVNIAAFTTSYKNVQLNQQVGTSPTIDNAGTARIKGVEIEAIVAPVKGLTINASVGYLDAYFTALSASVLRPDVAGPIPGLREGAVVGGQLPKTAKWSTNLAPRYELGLGNGGSLVFLADWTHKSAVWNDVARYLPLRRQPIDIVNASFTYREPGGKWDLTVGGTNLTDERYLVSAGANDAAGVYFGSYNRPCEWYARVGFKF
- a CDS encoding NAD(P)-dependent alcohol dehydrogenase, whose product is MTTAKAAVLRTAGAAPRIETVTIDAPRADEVLVEMRGVGICHTDMVMRDGHLPVPLPVVLGHEGSGVVRAVGTEVTDLAVGDHVVLSFMSCSHCPSCDEQAPAYCHSWVPLNFFGARADGSTALRDTGGAAVHSHVFGQSSFATHAVVNRRNAVKVAKNLPIELLGPLGCGIQTGAGAVLNACRVRAGSSVAVIGVGAVGLSAVMAARIAGAGTIAAIDVNPTRLDLAIDLGATHALRSREDFVALATEAGCPTGFDYIIDTTGIASLVNAAILALAPRGEIALVGAYAPGTEVRADTTHVMSAGRVIRGVVEGSADPQSFIPELIEHYRAGRFPFDRLVEWFGFDEISKAFAAAETGRVVKPILRF
- a CDS encoding VOC family protein; protein product: MTRKISQLGPVGQLAYLPQDFDAAVRYWTETMGVGPFYLMENVALGDCKYKGVPTGAVFSIAIAYWGDVQIELIRPENGEPSIYTGEYAVTDSLHHICIFIDSIEEARAACAEAGATILVEGKVGADGEVIYVDPGKGPGHVIELLQNMTGADGIFQMIKDAGKDWDGSEPLRKLG
- a CDS encoding alpha-ketoacid dehydrogenase subunit beta → MAKMMYRDAVVSTIAEEMERDENVVCLGEDIVGGMGTPGGPEAIGGIWSTSTGLFGKFGADRVIDTPISESAIMGAAAGLALSGKRPIAELMFADFIGVSLDQIWNQIAKFRYMFGGKTKCPAVIRMAYGAGYNAAAQHSQAVHQILTGMPGLKVVMPTTPADVKGLLRTAIRDDDPVIFLEHKALYGVSGEVPDDPDYMIPFGHARLSRAGQDVTIVSTGLLLGFCEAVADKLAAEGIGCDVIDLRTTSPLDEETILDSVEVTGRLVVVDEAPPRCSLGADICALVAEKAFASLKAPPLSVNPPHTPIPFARELESAYLPSVDKIEAAVRKVLSYR
- a CDS encoding AraC family transcriptional regulator, whose product is MLEVLSTRTLAPVERLDYWNDLISSTYTGMVVDAPRDRFDARLTVWQMGTLRMVRPYSRAAVISRHAERSTRPTDQSLVAHFLTRGDVRLEQRGRTVDLTEGDMVLCAAEEFYRFDTSTTHEMMVVEFDRQTLAERLPHIDDFVARRISGQLPSTRLAHRYMSSLWQEAPEVLPDAHWQMHAGIVGEMIASCIEGSGKVMEAPTNGLVTRAEAIILERIGDTEFNASALATSLGVPLRTLQAAAASAGTTPSALIMRRRLLRAAKRLVGEPGTSVTTIAIECGFADSAHFARRFQQHFGTTPSHYRRMN
- a CDS encoding dihydrolipoamide acetyltransferase family protein is translated as MANIRPFCMPKWGIEMTEGTIAEWMVKEGEAFSKGQVLCLIETAKITNEVEAEYDAVLKRLLTPASEEAHPVGALLAVFADADTSDAEIEEFIAGFKPAETSVAAKGGGSAPAAATATPAAVAPAPAREPKKIVTNRAISPEALKLAEAEGVDIEPIEGSGRNGRITYQDVVQALRPERALSFNGSAQLVEDSPEAFASPLARRIAAQHGIALAGIKGTGARGRISKADVLALVKPTMAAAPAFGAPFELVSNQPQVQPFDKVRKVVARRLTEAKQTIPHFYLRVSAAVDELMALRKTANLVLGAKASINDYIVKAVALALVRHPDVNVQVHGDSVHSFPHADVAIAVASPKGLVTPIVRQADRMHIAQIAATTRALIDKAQAGKLGYEDMDGGTFSVSNLGMFGIEQFDAIINPPQGAILAVGGANRVAVEADNGDIAFETRIQLTMSVDHRAIDGAAGAQFLQTLKGLLEAPEGLFA